In Streptomyces sp. TS71-3, the following proteins share a genomic window:
- the recX gene encoding recombination regulator RecX, whose translation MTRRTDWPEPLEPSGATGRGHTAGSPRPAAEQDRGASFPSRAGKEAPPADPVERAKAICLRLLTGTPRTRKQLADALRRREIPEDAVEEALARFEEVGLIDDGAFAEAWVESRHHGRGLARRALAQELRTKGVDKALIDEAVGQLDSEQEEQTARELVVRKLRSTRGLDPDKRLRRLAGMLARKGYSEGMALRVVRRALEEEGEDTEGLGDEPF comes from the coding sequence ATGACGCGGCGCACCGACTGGCCGGAGCCCCTGGAGCCGTCCGGCGCCACAGGCCGCGGCCACACCGCCGGCAGCCCCCGGCCGGCGGCGGAACAGGACCGCGGTGCCTCTTTCCCGTCGAGGGCCGGGAAAGAGGCACCGCCCGCGGACCCGGTGGAGCGGGCGAAGGCGATCTGCCTGCGCCTGCTCACCGGGACCCCGCGCACCCGCAAGCAGCTCGCCGACGCCCTCCGCCGCCGTGAGATCCCCGAAGACGCCGTGGAGGAGGCCCTGGCCCGGTTCGAGGAGGTGGGGCTGATCGACGACGGCGCCTTCGCCGAGGCGTGGGTGGAGTCCCGCCACCACGGCCGCGGCCTGGCCAGGCGCGCCCTCGCACAGGAGCTGCGGACCAAGGGCGTCGACAAGGCGCTGATCGACGAGGCGGTCGGGCAACTCGACTCCGAGCAGGAGGAGCAGACGGCCCGGGAGCTGGTCGTCCGTAAACTCCGCTCCACGCGCGGCCTCGACCCCGACAAGCGGCTGCGCCGCCTCGCGGGCATGCTGGCGCGGAAGGGCTACTCGGAAGGCATGGCGCTCCGGGTGGTCCGGCGCGCCCTGGAGGAGGAGGGCGAGGACACCGAGGGACTGGGGGATGAACCCTTCTGA
- a CDS encoding TetR/AcrR family transcriptional regulator: MDDEEARIRLLDAAERLFYRRGIQAVGMDDLRAAAGVSLKRLYQCFGSKQELVEAYLRRRDGRWRAALFDYVDGHSEAPEERPLAVFDWLYSWCADPDFRGCAFINSFGELGAVSDGVTQAARDHKQAVHDGVLRLTRELPVTDPVALATQLLLLIDGAITTAAISGDPEAARHARRAAEVLLAAASAPSAVSGSQS; this comes from the coding sequence GTGGATGACGAAGAGGCCCGGATACGGCTGCTGGACGCCGCCGAGCGGCTGTTCTACCGGCGGGGGATACAGGCGGTCGGCATGGACGACCTGCGTGCCGCTGCCGGAGTGTCGCTGAAGCGGCTGTACCAGTGCTTCGGCTCCAAGCAGGAGCTGGTGGAGGCATATCTGCGCCGCCGGGACGGCCGCTGGCGCGCGGCGCTCTTCGACTATGTGGACGGCCACTCCGAGGCGCCGGAGGAGCGGCCGCTCGCGGTCTTCGACTGGCTGTACTCCTGGTGTGCGGATCCCGACTTCCGGGGCTGCGCCTTCATCAACTCGTTCGGTGAGCTGGGTGCCGTCTCCGATGGGGTGACCCAGGCGGCGCGCGATCACAAGCAGGCCGTCCACGACGGCGTACTCCGGCTCACGCGCGAGCTGCCCGTGACCGATCCGGTGGCGCTGGCCACGCAGTTGCTGCTGCTGATCGACGGGGCAATCACCACGGCCGCGATCAGCGGCGACCCGGAGGCGGCCCGGCATGCGCGGCGCGCGGCGGAGGTTTTGCTCGCGGCCGCCTCGGCACCGAGCGCGGTCTCCGGTTCCCAGAGCTGA
- a CDS encoding nuclear transport factor 2 family protein: protein MTARPPFPPFDEQTARQKIQAAEDAWNTRDPERVSLAYTEDSVWRNRDRFVTGRDQIVAFLRDKWSRELDYALRKELWSFTGDRIAVRYQYECHDASGQWWRSYGNELWEFTDEGLMRRREASINDLRIDESERRIFGPRPEAEHGVPFPLQ, encoded by the coding sequence ATGACGGCCAGGCCCCCGTTCCCGCCGTTCGACGAGCAGACCGCGCGCCAGAAGATCCAGGCCGCCGAGGACGCGTGGAACACCCGCGATCCCGAGCGCGTGTCGCTCGCCTACACCGAGGACTCCGTCTGGCGGAACCGCGATCGCTTCGTCACCGGCCGGGACCAGATCGTCGCCTTCCTGCGCGACAAGTGGTCCAGGGAGCTCGACTACGCCCTCCGCAAGGAACTCTGGAGCTTCACCGGCGACAGGATCGCCGTGCGATACCAGTACGAGTGCCATGACGCCTCGGGGCAGTGGTGGCGCAGCTACGGCAACGAGCTGTGGGAGTTCACCGACGAGGGGCTGATGCGCCGCCGCGAGGCCAGCATCAACGACCTCCGCATCGACGAGAGCGAGCGGCGCATCTTCGGCCCTCGCCCGGAGGCCGAGCACGGGGTGCCGTTTCCGCTCCAGTGA
- a CDS encoding rhodanese-like domain-containing protein: MSTRDHAPVSIDDHLERVRSGLDRVEAPDAHAAAGSGDALLVDIRYAALRERDGLIPGALVVERNELEWRLDPQGSHRLPEAEGHDLRVVVICNEGYASSLAAASLRQLGLHRATDLVGGFQAWRAAGLPVTPAP; encoded by the coding sequence GTGAGCACCAGGGACCACGCACCCGTCTCCATCGACGACCACCTGGAGCGGGTCCGCTCCGGCCTCGACCGCGTCGAGGCCCCGGACGCCCACGCCGCCGCCGGGTCCGGTGACGCGCTGCTGGTGGACATCCGGTACGCGGCGCTCCGGGAGCGCGACGGGCTGATCCCCGGTGCGCTCGTCGTCGAACGCAACGAGCTGGAATGGCGTCTCGACCCGCAGGGCAGCCACCGCCTCCCCGAGGCCGAGGGCCATGACCTGCGGGTCGTGGTGATCTGCAACGAGGGCTACGCCTCCAGCCTGGCGGCGGCGTCCCTGCGGCAGCTCGGGCTGCACCGGGCGACCGATCTGGTGGGCGGGTTCCAGGCGTGGCGGGCGGCGGGCCTGCCGGTGACACCCGCTCCCTGA
- a CDS encoding cysteine dioxygenase, with translation MSLPLSPASPSPATDSGREAATHAPTAAELLDFVRRTAEDAELIASLPLDPEGRTWVRLEGPAGSEAWLIGWPPGTGTGWHDHADSVGAFLTASGELIENSLAARLPTDGWQTLELTEGVDRTRQLTSGKGRAFGRHHVHEVLNESVSEHAISVHAYYPPLPQIRRYSRTGQILRLEQVERPEDWQ, from the coding sequence ATGTCTCTCCCCCTCTCCCCGGCCTCCCCTTCTCCTGCCACCGACAGCGGCCGTGAAGCGGCCACCCACGCCCCGACGGCCGCCGAGCTCCTCGACTTCGTGCGCCGCACCGCCGAGGACGCCGAGCTGATCGCCTCCCTGCCGCTCGACCCCGAGGGCCGTACATGGGTGCGCCTCGAAGGCCCGGCGGGCAGCGAAGCCTGGCTCATCGGCTGGCCGCCCGGCACCGGCACCGGCTGGCACGACCACGCCGACTCCGTCGGCGCCTTCCTCACCGCCTCGGGTGAGCTGATCGAGAACTCCCTGGCCGCACGGCTCCCCACCGACGGCTGGCAGACCCTGGAGCTCACCGAGGGCGTCGACCGCACCCGGCAGCTGACCTCCGGCAAGGGCCGCGCCTTCGGCAGGCACCATGTGCACGAGGTCCTCAACGAGTCCGTGAGCGAGCACGCCATCTCCGTGCACGCCTACTACCCACCGCTTCCGCAGATTCGCCGTTACAGCCGCACCGGCCAGATCCTCAGGCTGGAGCAGGTCGAACGTCCGGAGGACTGGCAGTGA
- a CDS encoding putative leader peptide translates to MTDTAVYLWRRVHMDLVRYVGCVCLPSA, encoded by the coding sequence ATGACCGACACAGCTGTGTACCTCTGGCGCCGGGTCCATATGGACCTCGTCCGCTACGTCGGCTGCGTATGTCTTCCGTCCGCCTGA
- a CDS encoding FAD-dependent monooxygenase: MDPVIIVGAGPVGLALALGLARQGVPSVVLDEGNGKPEPRPARTVVLREDTAALAERLAGTRLAGLGAYWTGWRSLRRKQVMREVTFGPERPAPLHIAQHALTAVLRDAAAGAHLVKIATESRLDSVEQETTGVTAHTRGPRGTWWRGSHLVGCDGSRSTVRKLLDIRFPGRTGVERHAVAALRAELPWPGQAVLHRMPPWRLGTSEVTARPLPGNVWRLDWLLPPRSELVTPEALVARVRETLAGWCGGDTPPYELLDTGVHTVHHRLARRWRSGRVLLAGDAAHLLGALGTHGVDEGLRDADNLAWKLAHAWHHGHGDALLDSYQTERRAIVAARLRAADQALPILRGGGGLRAHMPGSARGQDMLLTDGHLGSGALGAPGSYAASPLAPARSEAEVETATPRGSLTADVQVTAEDGTFVRLHDRLGLGRLMVVLVAPGTGVWAREHWVGAGVMPRLAAAVTALPHPAELLVAENYPGAAAHTVLLIRPDGHLVAAFGGVHPGALYAAAETALGGARETAAAQPRQIGGGQGGERA, from the coding sequence GTGGACCCGGTGATCATCGTCGGCGCCGGGCCCGTCGGGCTCGCGCTCGCCCTCGGCCTCGCCCGCCAGGGCGTGCCGTCCGTGGTCCTCGACGAGGGCAACGGCAAGCCCGAGCCACGGCCGGCGCGCACGGTCGTACTGCGCGAGGACACGGCCGCGCTGGCCGAGCGGCTGGCGGGCACCCGGCTCGCGGGCCTCGGTGCCTACTGGACCGGCTGGCGGAGTTTACGGCGCAAGCAGGTGATGCGCGAGGTCACCTTCGGCCCCGAACGGCCCGCCCCGCTGCACATCGCCCAGCACGCCCTGACCGCGGTCCTGCGCGACGCCGCTGCCGGGGCCCACCTGGTGAAGATCGCCACGGAGAGCCGCCTCGACTCCGTCGAGCAGGAGACGACGGGCGTGACCGCGCACACCCGCGGCCCCCGCGGCACCTGGTGGCGCGGCAGCCACCTGGTGGGCTGCGACGGGTCGCGCTCGACCGTGCGCAAGCTGCTGGACATCCGCTTCCCGGGGCGCACCGGCGTGGAGCGCCACGCCGTCGCGGCGCTGCGTGCCGAACTCCCCTGGCCCGGCCAGGCGGTGCTGCACCGTATGCCGCCCTGGCGGCTGGGGACCAGCGAGGTGACGGCCCGTCCGCTGCCCGGCAACGTCTGGCGCCTGGACTGGCTGCTGCCGCCGCGCAGCGAACTCGTCACCCCGGAGGCGCTGGTGGCGCGCGTACGGGAGACCCTGGCCGGCTGGTGCGGAGGCGACACGCCGCCCTACGAACTGCTCGACACGGGAGTCCACACCGTCCACCACCGGCTGGCCCGCCGCTGGCGCTCCGGCCGGGTCCTCCTCGCCGGGGACGCCGCCCACCTGCTCGGCGCGCTCGGCACCCACGGCGTCGACGAGGGGCTGCGCGACGCCGACAACCTCGCGTGGAAGCTCGCCCACGCCTGGCACCACGGCCACGGCGACGCGCTGCTCGACAGCTACCAGACCGAGCGCCGCGCCATCGTGGCCGCCCGGTTGCGCGCCGCCGACCAGGCGCTGCCGATACTGCGCGGCGGAGGGGGCCTGCGGGCCCACATGCCGGGCTCGGCCCGGGGGCAGGACATGCTGCTCACCGACGGCCACCTGGGGAGCGGGGCGCTCGGCGCGCCGGGCTCCTACGCCGCCTCGCCACTGGCTCCGGCGCGCAGCGAGGCCGAGGTGGAGACCGCCACGCCCCGGGGTTCGCTGACCGCCGACGTCCAGGTGACCGCGGAGGACGGCACCTTCGTACGGCTGCACGACCGGCTGGGCCTCGGCCGCCTGATGGTCGTCCTCGTCGCCCCTGGCACGGGGGTGTGGGCCCGCGAGCACTGGGTCGGCGCGGGGGTCATGCCCCGGCTCGCGGCCGCCGTGACCGCGCTCCCCCACCCTGCCGAACTCCTCGTCGCCGAGAACTATCCGGGGGCCGCGGCCCACACCGTGCTGCTGATCCGCCCGGACGGCCACCTCGTGGCGGCGTTCGGGGGCGTGCATCCCGGCGCGCTGTACGCGGCCGCGGAGACTGCGCTGGGGGGTGCGCGCGAGACCGCCGCCGCGCAGCCGCGCCAGATCGGCGGCGGGCAGGGAGGGGAGCGGGCGTGA
- a CDS encoding amino acid ABC transporter permease encodes MSSVLYDAPGPRARRRNVLYTVVFLALLVLLGWWALGVLSDKGQLAWVKWSPFFTEAQAWTTYLLPGLANTLKAAALAVVIALPLGAVFGVARLSDHAWVRVPAGVVVEFFRAIPVLLLMVFANQLYSESTSVSTDSRPLYAVVTGLVLYNASVLAEVVRAGILALPRGQTEAAQAIGLRKGQTMASILLPQAVTIMLPALISQLVVIVKDTALGGAMLNFTDLLDARKTLAANYANVIPSFVIVAVVFIVLNLLLTTLASRLERRLRRSKRGTGAVLGAQAVGELNAGGEAPDTMMVPQIRVPGQGTAGKTP; translated from the coding sequence ATGAGCTCCGTCCTCTACGACGCGCCGGGCCCCCGCGCCCGGCGGCGCAACGTCCTCTACACGGTCGTCTTCCTGGCCCTGCTGGTGCTCCTCGGGTGGTGGGCCCTGGGGGTGCTGTCCGACAAGGGCCAGCTCGCCTGGGTGAAGTGGAGCCCGTTCTTCACCGAGGCCCAGGCCTGGACGACCTACCTGCTGCCCGGCCTCGCCAACACCCTGAAGGCGGCCGCCCTCGCGGTGGTGATCGCCCTTCCGCTGGGCGCGGTCTTCGGCGTCGCCCGGCTCTCCGACCACGCCTGGGTACGGGTGCCCGCCGGTGTGGTCGTGGAGTTCTTCCGCGCCATCCCGGTGCTGCTGCTGATGGTTTTCGCCAATCAGCTCTACTCGGAGTCGACGAGCGTCAGCACCGACTCCCGCCCGCTGTACGCGGTGGTGACGGGTCTCGTGCTGTACAACGCCTCGGTGCTCGCCGAGGTGGTACGCGCGGGCATCCTGGCGCTGCCCAGGGGGCAGACGGAGGCGGCCCAGGCGATCGGGCTCCGCAAGGGCCAGACCATGGCGTCGATCCTGCTGCCGCAGGCCGTGACCATCATGCTGCCGGCGCTCATCAGCCAGCTCGTGGTCATCGTGAAGGACACCGCACTCGGCGGCGCCATGCTGAACTTCACGGATCTGCTGGACGCGCGCAAGACGCTGGCCGCGAACTACGCCAACGTCATCCCGAGCTTCGTCATCGTCGCGGTGGTCTTCATCGTCCTCAACCTCCTGCTGACCACGCTGGCCTCCCGGCTGGAGCGCAGGCTGCGGCGCAGCAAGCGCGGCACGGGCGCGGTGCTCGGCGCCCAGGCCGTGGGCGAGCTCAACGCCGGCGGCGAGGCACCGGACACCATGATGGTTCCGCAGATCCGGGTTCCCGGTCAGGGCACGGCCGGCAAGACGCCCTGA
- a CDS encoding amino acid ABC transporter permease, whose amino-acid sequence MFDFLEGYDVLGAFWTTVQLTFFAAIGSLIWGTILAGMRVSPVPLMRAFGTVYVNVFRNIPLTVIIVFTSLGLADVFGITLGVPDDFDALGFRLAVLGLILYTSTFVCESLRAGINTVPVGQAEAARALGLGFTQVLRLIVLPQAFRSVIGPLANVLIALTKNTTVAAAIGVGEAALLMKEMIENEAQLLLISLVFALGFVVLTLPTGLILGWLGKRLAVKR is encoded by the coding sequence GTGTTCGACTTTCTTGAAGGCTACGACGTGCTGGGGGCGTTCTGGACGACCGTCCAGTTGACGTTCTTCGCCGCCATCGGCTCGCTCATATGGGGCACGATCCTCGCGGGGATGCGTGTCAGCCCCGTTCCGCTGATGCGTGCCTTCGGCACCGTCTACGTGAACGTGTTCCGGAACATCCCCCTCACCGTCATCATCGTGTTCACCTCACTCGGCCTCGCCGACGTCTTCGGGATCACCCTCGGAGTGCCGGACGACTTCGACGCGCTCGGCTTCCGGCTCGCCGTGCTGGGCCTGATCCTCTACACGTCCACCTTCGTCTGCGAGTCACTGCGCGCCGGCATCAACACCGTTCCGGTGGGCCAGGCGGAGGCGGCGCGGGCCCTCGGGCTGGGCTTCACCCAGGTGCTCAGGCTGATCGTGCTCCCCCAGGCCTTCCGCTCGGTGATCGGCCCGCTGGCCAACGTCCTGATCGCGCTGACCAAGAACACCACGGTGGCGGCGGCCATCGGCGTGGGAGAGGCCGCACTGCTGATGAAGGAGATGATCGAGAACGAGGCGCAGCTGCTGCTGATCTCGCTGGTCTTCGCCCTCGGCTTCGTGGTCCTCACCCTGCCCACCGGCCTGATCCTCGGCTGGCTCGGCAAGCGGCTGGCGGTGAAGCGATGA
- a CDS encoding glutamate ABC transporter substrate-binding protein has translation MKLQKVTATAAVVLSLAVTATACGSSKDDNSGSGGGSKITVGIKFDQPGLGQKKADGSFAGFDVDVASYVAKQLGYAAKDIEWKETPSADRENALARGDVDFIVATYSITPEREQKVAFAGPYLLAHQDLLVRKDENISTGTDLNGKKLCSVTGSTSAQNIKESIAPKANLKQYGTYSECLDGLVGGAVDALTTDDSILAGYASQEQYKGKVKLAGLKLSNENYGIGVKKGDTKLKGQINDALEKMVSDGSWDKAVKANFGPAGYKNEPAPKIGAIVR, from the coding sequence ATGAAGCTTCAGAAGGTCACCGCGACGGCCGCCGTCGTGCTCTCACTCGCCGTCACCGCGACCGCCTGCGGTTCGAGCAAGGACGACAACAGCGGTTCCGGCGGTGGAAGCAAGATCACCGTCGGCATCAAGTTCGACCAGCCGGGCCTCGGCCAGAAGAAGGCGGACGGCTCCTTCGCCGGCTTCGACGTCGACGTGGCCAGCTACGTCGCCAAGCAGCTGGGGTACGCCGCGAAGGACATCGAGTGGAAGGAGACCCCGAGCGCCGACCGGGAGAACGCGCTGGCGCGCGGGGACGTCGACTTCATCGTCGCCACCTACTCCATCACCCCCGAGCGCGAGCAGAAGGTCGCCTTCGCCGGCCCCTACCTGCTGGCGCACCAGGACCTGCTGGTCCGCAAGGACGAGAACATCAGCACGGGCACGGACCTGAACGGCAAGAAGCTCTGCTCGGTGACGGGCTCGACGTCCGCGCAGAACATCAAGGAGAGCATCGCCCCCAAGGCGAACCTCAAGCAGTACGGCACCTACTCGGAGTGCCTCGACGGGCTCGTCGGCGGCGCCGTGGACGCCCTGACCACGGACGACTCGATCCTCGCGGGCTACGCCTCCCAGGAGCAGTACAAGGGCAAGGTCAAGCTGGCCGGGCTCAAGCTCAGCAACGAGAACTACGGCATCGGCGTCAAGAAGGGCGACACCAAGCTCAAGGGCCAGATCAACGACGCCCTGGAGAAGATGGTGTCGGACGGTTCCTGGGACAAGGCCGTGAAGGCCAACTTCGGCCCCGCCGGCTACAAGAACGAGCCCGCCCCGAAGATCGGCGCCATCGTCAGGTAA
- a CDS encoding amino acid ABC transporter ATP-binding protein: protein MTEVSVTKADAVSVADLVVLRDVNKHFGALHVLQDIDLTIARGEVVVVIGPSGSGKSTLCRTINRLETIDSGAITIDGIPLPAEGRELARLRADVGMVFQSFNLFAHKTVLENVTLGQVKVRRTDRRKAEEKARALLDRVGVGSQADKYPAQLSGGQQQRVAIARALAMDPKVMLFDEPTSALDPEMINEVLEVMRQLARDGMTMIVVTHEMGFARSAANRVVFMADGRIVEEAVPDQFFSNPRSDRAKDFLSKILHH from the coding sequence ATGACGGAAGTTTCGGTTACCAAGGCCGACGCCGTGTCCGTGGCCGACCTGGTCGTGCTGCGAGACGTCAACAAGCACTTCGGCGCGTTGCATGTCCTCCAGGACATCGACCTGACCATCGCCCGCGGGGAGGTGGTCGTGGTCATCGGGCCGTCCGGCTCGGGCAAGTCGACGCTGTGCCGGACGATCAACCGCCTGGAGACCATAGATTCGGGCGCCATCACCATCGACGGCATCCCGCTGCCGGCGGAGGGCAGGGAACTGGCCCGGCTCCGTGCCGACGTGGGCATGGTCTTCCAGTCCTTCAACCTCTTCGCGCACAAGACGGTGCTGGAGAACGTGACGCTCGGCCAGGTCAAGGTCCGCAGGACGGACCGGAGGAAGGCCGAGGAGAAGGCGCGCGCGCTCCTGGACCGCGTGGGGGTGGGCTCGCAGGCGGACAAGTACCCCGCCCAGCTCTCCGGCGGACAGCAGCAGCGCGTGGCCATCGCCCGCGCGCTCGCGATGGACCCGAAGGTCATGCTCTTCGACGAGCCGACCTCCGCGCTCGACCCCGAGATGATCAACGAGGTCCTCGAGGTCATGCGGCAACTCGCCAGGGACGGCATGACGATGATCGTCGTCACCCACGAGATGGGGTTCGCCCGTTCGGCTGCCAACCGGGTCGTCTTCATGGCGGACGGCAGGATCGTCGAAGAGGCTGTGCCGGACCAGTTCTTCAGCAATCCGCGCAGCGACCGCGCCAAGGACTTCCTCTCGAAGATCCTGCACCACTGA
- a CDS encoding response regulator transcription factor, whose protein sequence is MRLLLVEDDNHVAAAVSAILRRHGFTVVHARSGDEALRALLPSPATAQDPFGVVLLDLGLPDQDGYEVCGKIRARASIPVIMVTARSDVRSRIHGLNLGADDYIVKPYDTGELIARIHAVIRRPGLAGAGKAPGDGEPAPAETDLHFGPVQVDLLTRAVSVNGGAVSLTRKEFDLLALLAQRPGVVFRREQIISEVWRTSWEGTGRTLEVHVASLRSKLAMPSLIETVRGVGYRLVPPAS, encoded by the coding sequence GTGAGACTGCTGCTCGTCGAGGACGACAACCACGTGGCCGCCGCCGTGTCGGCGATCCTGAGACGGCACGGCTTCACCGTCGTGCACGCCCGCAGCGGCGACGAGGCGCTGCGCGCGCTGCTGCCGAGCCCCGCGACCGCGCAGGACCCCTTCGGCGTCGTGCTGCTCGACCTCGGCCTGCCCGATCAGGACGGCTACGAGGTCTGCGGCAAGATCCGCGCACGCGCCAGCATCCCCGTGATCATGGTGACCGCCCGCTCCGACGTGCGCTCCCGCATCCACGGCCTCAACCTCGGCGCCGACGACTACATCGTGAAGCCCTACGACACGGGCGAGTTGATCGCCCGTATCCACGCGGTCATCCGGCGCCCTGGGCTCGCCGGGGCGGGCAAGGCGCCCGGCGACGGCGAGCCGGCACCGGCCGAGACGGATCTGCACTTCGGCCCCGTCCAGGTCGACCTGCTGACCCGCGCGGTGAGTGTGAACGGTGGGGCCGTGTCGCTGACCCGCAAGGAGTTCGACCTGCTGGCGCTGCTCGCGCAGCGGCCCGGGGTGGTCTTCCGCAGGGAGCAGATCATCAGCGAGGTGTGGCGCACCAGCTGGGAGGGGACGGGGCGCACGCTGGAGGTGCACGTGGCCTCGCTGCGCTCCAAGCTGGCCATGCCGTCCCTCATCGAGACCGTGCGGGGTGTGGGCTACCGGCTCGTCCCCCCGGCGTCGTAG
- a CDS encoding HAMP domain-containing sensor histidine kinase, producing MRTRLLPLLIILMAAMLIALGMPLAISMASSQQQKVVVDRIDDTARFASLAQYIKQGVPNPGTTVILPPGRTVRSAPPDEREETLRKELTRYYQVYGIKVGVFDRNGAPIAAAPPEWDLPKTGDLRSTFDVALASRPGHDPEQVWPWEHGRLVVATPVVRDGDVVSVVVTESPTDAMRGKILRGWLLIAAGEFAAMLVAVGAALRLTGWVLRPVRVLDITTHDIATGRLKSRVAEAGGPPELRRLARSFNEMADNVEGVLEQQRAFVADASHQLRNPLSALLLRIDLLALDLPEGNEEIASVRTEGKRLAQVLDDLLDLALAEHADADLELTDIGELAAERVDAWRPVADEKGVRLTGQCPAVTAWADPIALSSALDAVIDNALKFTPPGEEVAVTVSSNGETSTIVVTDGGPGLTEDELARIGDRFWRSSRHQNVHGSGLGLSITRALLAAGGGALEYTHHEPRGLKVTVRVPRGAPRA from the coding sequence GTGCGCACCAGACTCCTCCCGCTCCTCATCATCCTGATGGCGGCCATGCTGATCGCGCTCGGCATGCCGCTCGCGATCAGCATGGCCAGCAGCCAGCAGCAGAAGGTCGTCGTCGACCGCATCGACGACACCGCCCGCTTCGCCTCCCTCGCCCAGTACATCAAGCAGGGCGTGCCGAACCCGGGCACGACCGTGATCCTGCCGCCCGGCAGGACGGTGCGGTCCGCCCCTCCGGACGAGCGGGAGGAGACCCTCAGGAAGGAGCTCACCCGCTACTACCAGGTGTACGGGATCAAGGTGGGCGTCTTCGACCGGAACGGCGCCCCCATCGCCGCGGCGCCCCCGGAATGGGACCTGCCGAAGACCGGCGACCTCCGCAGCACCTTCGACGTGGCCCTCGCGTCCCGCCCCGGGCACGACCCCGAGCAGGTCTGGCCCTGGGAGCACGGCCGGCTCGTGGTCGCCACGCCCGTCGTCCGCGACGGCGACGTCGTCTCGGTCGTCGTCACCGAGTCGCCCACCGACGCCATGCGGGGCAAGATCCTGCGGGGCTGGCTGCTCATCGCCGCAGGCGAGTTCGCCGCCATGCTGGTCGCGGTGGGCGCCGCCCTGCGCCTGACCGGCTGGGTGCTGCGCCCGGTTCGGGTGCTCGACATCACCACCCACGACATCGCCACCGGACGCCTGAAGTCCCGCGTCGCGGAGGCCGGCGGTCCGCCCGAACTCAGGCGCCTGGCCAGGTCGTTCAACGAGATGGCCGACAACGTGGAAGGCGTTCTGGAGCAGCAGCGCGCCTTCGTCGCCGACGCCTCCCACCAGTTGCGCAACCCGCTCTCCGCGCTGCTGCTCCGCATCGACCTGCTCGCCCTCGACCTCCCCGAGGGCAACGAGGAGATCGCCTCGGTGCGCACGGAGGGCAAGCGCCTCGCCCAGGTGCTCGACGACCTGCTCGACCTGGCGCTCGCCGAGCACGCCGACGCCGACCTGGAGCTCACCGACATCGGGGAACTGGCGGCCGAGCGCGTCGACGCCTGGCGCCCCGTCGCCGACGAGAAGGGCGTGCGCCTGACGGGGCAGTGCCCGGCCGTCACCGCCTGGGCCGATCCGATCGCGCTGTCCAGCGCGCTGGACGCGGTGATAGACAACGCCCTCAAGTTCACCCCGCCGGGCGAGGAGGTCGCGGTCACGGTCTCCTCGAACGGCGAGACGTCCACGATCGTGGTCACCGACGGCGGACCCGGCCTCACCGAGGACGAACTCGCCCGGATCGGCGACCGGTTCTGGCGCAGCAGCCGCCACCAGAACGTCCACGGCTCGGGACTGGGCCTGTCCATCACCCGGGCCCTGCTCGCGGCCGGCGGCGGCGCCCTGGAGTACACCCACCACGAGCCGCGGGGGCTGAAGGTGACCGTGCGGGTGCCCCGCGGTGCGCCCAGGGCGTGA